A single window of Helicobacter pylori NCTC 11637 = CCUG 17874 = ATCC 43504 = JCM 12093 DNA harbors:
- the fusA gene encoding elongation factor G encodes MARKTPLNRIRNIGIAAHIDAGKTTTSERILFYTGVSHKIGEVHDGAATMDWMEQEKERGITITSAATTCFWKDHQINLIDTPGHVDFTIEVERSMRVLDGAVSVFCSVGGVQPQSETVWRQANKYGVPRIVFVNKMDRIGANFYNVENQIKLRLKANPVPINIPIGAEDTFIGVIDLVQMKAIVWNNETMGAKYDVEEIPSDLLEKAKQYREKLVESVAEQDEALMEKYLGGEELSIEEIKKGIKTGCLNMSLVPMLCGSSFKNKGVQTLLDAVIDYLPAPTEVVDIKGIDPKTEEEVFVKSSDDGEFAGLAFKIMTDPFVGQLTFVRVYRGKLESGSYVYNSTKDKKERVGRLLKMHSNKREDIKEVYAGEICAFVGLKDTLTGDTLCDEKNAVVLERMEFPEPVIHIAVEPKTKADQEKMGVALGKLAEEDPSFRVMTQEETGQTLIGGMGELHLEIIVDRLKREFKVEAEIGQPQVAFRETIRSSVSKEHKYAKQSGGRGQYGHVFIKLEPKEPGSGYEFVNEISGGVIPKEYIPAVDKGIQEAMQNGVLAGYPVVDFKVTLYDGSYHDVDSSEMAFKIAGSMAFKEASRAANPVLLEPMMKVEVEVPEEYMGDVIGDLNRRRGQINSMDDRLGLKIVNAFVPLVEMFGYSTDLRSATQGRGTYSMEFDHYGEVPSNIAKEIVEKRKG; translated from the coding sequence ATGGCTAGAAAAACCCCATTAAATAGGATCAGGAATATCGGTATCGCCGCTCACATTGATGCTGGGAAAACCACCACTTCTGAAAGGATTTTATTCTATACAGGCGTGAGTCATAAAATTGGCGAAGTGCATGACGGCGCGGCGACAATGGATTGGATGGAGCAAGAAAAAGAAAGAGGGATCACTATCACTTCTGCGGCAACGACTTGCTTTTGGAAGGATCACCAAATCAATTTGATTGACACTCCAGGGCATGTGGATTTCACTATTGAAGTGGAACGATCCATGCGCGTGCTAGATGGTGCGGTTTCGGTGTTTTGCTCGGTTGGGGGCGTGCAGCCTCAAAGCGAGACCGTGTGGCGTCAAGCGAATAAATACGGCGTGCCTAGGATTGTTTTTGTCAATAAAATGGATAGGATTGGGGCGAATTTCTATAATGTAGAAAACCAGATTAAGCTTCGCTTGAAAGCTAATCCTGTGCCTATTAATATCCCTATTGGGGCTGAAGACACTTTCATTGGCGTGATTGATTTAGTCCAAATGAAAGCGATTGTTTGGAATAATGAAACCATGGGAGCCAAATACGATGTGGAAGAAATCCCTAGCGATTTGTTAGAAAAGGCTAAACAATACCGAGAAAAGCTTGTAGAATCCGTAGCCGAGCAAGATGAAGCCTTGATGGAAAAGTATTTAGGCGGTGAAGAATTGAGTATTGAAGAAATCAAAAAAGGCATTAAAACAGGTTGTTTGAACATGAGCCTTGTCCCTATGCTTTGTGGTTCTTCTTTTAAAAATAAAGGCGTGCAGACTTTATTAGACGCAGTCATTGATTACTTGCCAGCGCCCACAGAGGTTGTGGATATTAAGGGGATTGATCCAAAAACTGAAGAAGAGGTTTTTGTGAAATCCAGCGATGATGGCGAGTTTGCCGGTTTGGCGTTTAAAATCATGACGGATCCTTTTGTGGGCCAACTCACTTTTGTGCGCGTGTATCGTGGCAAGCTAGAGTCCGGTAGCTATGTGTATAACTCCACCAAAGACAAAAAAGAGCGCGTGGGAAGACTCCTTAAAATGCACTCCAATAAGAGAGAAGACATTAAAGAAGTTTATGCGGGTGAGATTTGCGCGTTTGTGGGCTTAAAAGACACGCTAACTGGGGACACGCTTTGCGATGAAAAAAATGCGGTTGTTTTAGAGAGGATGGAATTTCCTGAGCCGGTCATTCACATCGCTGTGGAGCCTAAAACGAAAGCAGACCAAGAAAAAATGGGCGTAGCGTTAGGCAAGCTCGCTGAAGAAGATCCAAGCTTTAGGGTGATGACTCAAGAAGAAACCGGTCAAACCCTTATTGGTGGTATGGGTGAATTGCACCTAGAAATCATCGTGGATAGATTGAAGAGAGAATTTAAGGTGGAAGCTGAAATCGGTCAGCCGCAAGTCGCCTTTAGAGAGACTATCCGCTCAAGCGTGAGCAAAGAGCATAAATACGCTAAGCAAAGCGGTGGTCGTGGGCAATACGGGCATGTGTTTATCAAGCTTGAGCCTAAAGAGCCTGGCAGCGGGTATGAATTTGTGAATGAAATTTCTGGGGGCGTGATCCCTAAAGAATATATCCCTGCGGTGGATAAGGGTATCCAAGAAGCGATGCAAAATGGCGTTTTGGCAGGCTATCCGGTGGTGGATTTTAAAGTTACCCTTTATGATGGGAGCTACCATGATGTGGATTCTTCAGAAATGGCGTTTAAAATCGCTGGCTCTATGGCGTTTAAAGAAGCGAGTCGTGCGGCTAACCCGGTTTTACTAGAGCCTATGATGAAAGTGGAAGTGGAAGTCCCTGAAGAATACATGGGCGATGTGATTGGCGATTTGAATAGAAGAAGAGGGCAAATCAATTCTATGGACGACCGATTAGGTTTGAAAATCGTGAACGCTTTTGTGCCGTTGGTAGAAATGTTTGGTTATTCTACGGATTTACGATCAGCCACTCAAGGGCGTGGGACTTACTCTATGGAGTTTGATCATTATGGCGAAGTGCCTAGCAATATCGCTAAGGAAATTGTAGAAAAACGCAAAGGCTGA
- the waaF gene encoding lipopolysaccharide heptosyltransferase II, with translation MSVNAPKRMRILLRLPNWLGDGVMASSLFYTLKHHYPNAHFILVGPTITCELFKKDEKIEAVFTDDTKKSFFRLLATYKLAQKIGRCDIAITLNNHFYSAFLLYATKTPIRIGFAQFFRSLFLSHAIAPAPKEYHQVEKYCFLFSQFLKKELDKKSVLPLKLAFNLPTHTPNTPKKIGFNPSASYGSAKRWPASYYAEVSAALLEEGHEIYFFGAKEDTIVSEEILKLIKGSLKNPLLFHNAYNLCGKTSIEELIERIAILDLFITNDSGPMHAAASTQTPLIALFGPTDEKETRPYKAQKAIVLNHHLSCSPCKKRVCPLKNEKNHLCMKSITPLEVLEAARTLLEKP, from the coding sequence ATGAGCGTAAATGCGCCCAAACGCATGCGTATTTTATTGCGTTTGCCTAATTGGCTAGGCGATGGGGTGATGGCAAGCTCGCTTTTTTACACCCTTAAACACCACTACCCTAACGCGCATTTTATCTTAGTAGGCCCAACCATTACTTGCGAACTTTTCAAAAAAGATGAAAAAATAGAAGCCGTTTTTACAGACGACACCAAAAAATCCTTTTTCAGGCTGTTAGCCACTTACAAACTCGCTCAAAAAATAGGGCGTTGCGATATAGCGATCACCTTAAACAACCATTTTTATTCCGCTTTTTTGCTCTATGCGACAAAAACGCCTATTCGCATCGGTTTTGCTCAATTTTTTCGTTCTTTGTTTCTCAGCCATGCGATCGCTCCTGCCCCTAAAGAGTATCACCAAGTGGAAAAGTATTGCTTTTTGTTTTCGCAATTTTTAAAAAAAGAATTGGATAAAAAAAGCGTTTTACCCTTAAAACTGGCCTTTAACCTCCCCACTCACACCCCAAACACCCCTAAAAAAATCGGCTTTAACCCTAGCGCAAGCTATGGGAGCGCTAAAAGATGGCCAGCTTCTTATTACGCTGAAGTTTCTGCTGCTTTGTTAGAAGAAGGGCATGAAATTTATTTTTTTGGGGCTAAAGAAGATACTATCGTTTCTGAAGAAATTTTAAAACTCATCAAAGGCTCATTAAAAAACCCCTTATTGTTCCATAACGCTTACAATCTGTGCGGGAAAACAAGCATTGAAGAATTGATAGAGCGCATCGCTATTTTAGATTTATTCATCACTAACGATAGCGGTCCTATGCATGCGGCTGCTAGCACACAAACCCCCTTAATCGCTCTTTTTGGCCCCACTGATGAAAAAGAGACTCGCCCCTATAAAGCTCAAAAAGCGATCGTATTGAACCACCATTTAAGCTGTTCGCCCTGCAAGAAACGAGTTTGCCCTTTAAAGAATGAAAAAAACCACTTGTGCATGAAATCTATCACGCCCCTTGAAGTCCTAGAAGCCGCTCGCACTCTTTTAGAAAAGCCTTAA
- a CDS encoding aldo/keto reductase — translation MQQRHLGPLKVGALALGCMGMTYGYGEVHDKKQMVKLIHKALELGINFFDTAEAYGEDNEKLLGEAIKPFKDKVVVASKFGIYYADPNDKYATMFLDSSPNRIKSAIEGSLKRLKVECIDLYYQHRMDTNTPIEEVAEVMQALIKEGKIKAWGMSEAGLSSIQKAHQICPLSALQSEYSLWWREPEKEILGFLEKEKIGFVAFSPLGKGFLGAKFEKNATFASEDFRSVSPRFNQENLAKNYVLVELIQDHAHAKGVTPAQLALSWILHTQKIIVPLFGTTKESRLIENIGALQVSWSQKELEIFQKELTAIKIEGARYPERINEMVNQ, via the coding sequence ATGCAACAGCGTCATTTAGGCCCTTTAAAAGTGGGTGCATTAGCTCTAGGGTGCATGGGCATGACTTATGGGTATGGGGAAGTCCATGATAAAAAGCAGATGGTTAAACTTATCCATAAGGCTTTGGAATTGGGTATTAACTTTTTTGACACTGCAGAGGCTTATGGGGAAGATAATGAAAAGCTTTTAGGCGAAGCGATCAAGCCTTTTAAAGACAAGGTTGTGGTAGCGAGCAAGTTTGGGATTTACTACGCAGATCCTAATGACAAATACGCAACCATGTTTTTAGACTCCAGTCCTAACCGCATTAAGAGCGCCATTGAAGGGAGTTTGAAACGCTTAAAAGTAGAATGCATTGATTTATACTACCAACACCGCATGGATACTAACACGCCCATAGAAGAAGTGGCAGAAGTTATGCAAGCTCTTATTAAAGAAGGAAAAATTAAAGCTTGGGGGATGAGTGAGGCAGGGTTATCTAGCATCCAAAAAGCCCATCAAATTTGCCCTTTAAGCGCGTTGCAGAGCGAATATTCCTTGTGGTGGCGCGAACCTGAAAAAGAGATTTTAGGTTTTTTAGAAAAAGAAAAAATTGGCTTTGTCGCTTTTTCGCCTTTGGGTAAGGGGTTTTTAGGCGCGAAATTTGAAAAAAATGCCACTTTCGCTAGTGAGGATTTTAGAAGCGTTTCTCCTAGGTTTAATCAAGAAAATCTAGCCAAAAATTATGTCTTGGTGGAATTAATCCAAGATCATGCACACGCTAAAGGCGTTACACCAGCCCAACTGGCTCTCTCGTGGATTTTGCACACGCAAAAAATCATTGTCCCTCTCTTTGGCACCACCAAAGAATCTAGGCTCATAGAAAATATAGGGGCTTTGCAGGTTTCTTGGAGTCAAAAAGAATTGGAGATTTTCCAAAAAGAATTGACTGCAATCAAAATAGAAGGGGCCCGCTACCCTGAAAGAATCAATGAAATGGTGAATCAATAA
- a CDS encoding DUF874 family protein — protein MESVKTGKTNKVGKNTETANTEASKETHFKQASAITNTLRSIGSFFTKIAKRVRELVKKHPKKSNAALVVLTHVACKKAKELDDKVQDKSKQAEKESQINWWKYSGLTIATSLLLAACSAGDIDKQIELEQEKKEANKSGIELEQERQKTEQEKQKTNKSEIELEQERQKTNKSGIELANSQIKAEQERQKTEQEKQKANKSEIELEQQKQKTINTQRDLIKEQKDFIKETEQNCQEKHGQLFIKKARIKTGITTGIAIEIEAECKTPKPAKTNQTPIQPKHLPNSKQPHSQRGSKVQELIAYLQKELESLPYSQKAIAKQVDFYKPSSIAYLELDPRDFKVTEEWQKENLKIRSKAQAKMLEMRNPQAHLPTSQSLLFVQKIFADVNKEIEAVANTEKKAEKAGYGYSKRM, from the coding sequence ATGGAATCAGTAAAAACAGGAAAAACAAATAAAGTTGGCAAAAACACAGAGACAGCTAACACAGAGGCAAGTAAAGAGACTCATTTTAAACAAGCGAGTGCCATTACAAATACGCTCCGATCAATTGGTAGTTTTTTTACAAAGATCGCAAAGAGAGTTAGAGAACTTGTAAAAAAACATCCCAAGAAAAGCAATGCGGCATTAGTAGTATTGACCCATGTTGCGTGCAAGAAGGCAAAAGAATTGGACGATAAAGTCCAAGATAAATCCAAACAAGCTGAAAAAGAGAGTCAAATCAATTGGTGGAAATATTCAGGATTAACAATAGCGACAAGTTTATTATTAGCCGCTTGTAGCGCTGGTGATATTGATAAACAAATAGAGTTAGAACAAGAAAAAAAGGAAGCAAATAAGAGTGGGATAGAGTTAGAACAAGAAAGACAGAAAACAGAACAAGAAAAACAGAAAACAAATAAGAGTGAGATAGAGTTAGAACAAGAAAGACAGAAAACAAATAAGAGTGGGATAGAACTCGCTAATAGTCAAATAAAAGCAGAACAAGAAAGACAAAAGACAGAACAAGAAAAACAAAAAGCAAATAAGAGTGAGATAGAGTTAGAACAGCAAAAACAAAAGACAATTAATACACAAAGAGATTTGATTAAAGAACAGAAAGATTTCATTAAAGAAACAGAACAAAATTGCCAAGAAAAACATGGTCAATTGTTTATTAAAAAAGCAAGAATTAAGACCGGTATTACTACTGGCATTGCTATAGAAATAGAAGCTGAATGCAAAACCCCTAAACCTGCAAAAACCAATCAAACCCCTATCCAGCCAAAACACCTCCCAAACTCTAAACAACCCCACTCTCAAAGAGGATCAAAAGTGCAAGAGCTTATCGCTTATTTGCAAAAAGAGCTAGAATCTCTGCCCTATTCTCAAAAAGCTATCGCTAAACAAGTGGATTTTTATAAACCAAGTTCTATCGCTTATTTAGAACTAGATCCTAGAGATTTTAAGGTTACAGAAGAATGGCAAAAAGAAAATCTAAAAATACGCTCTAAAGCTCAAGCTAAAATGCTTGAAATGAGAAACCCACAAGCCCACCTTCCAACCTCTCAAAGCCTTTTGTTCGTTCAAAAAATATTTGCTGATGTTAATAAAGAAATAGAAGCGGTTGCTAATACTGAAAAGAAAGCAGAAAAAGCGGGTTATGGTTATAGTAAAAGGATGTAG
- the hisS gene encoding histidine--tRNA ligase, with translation MITPKVLSGFKDRLPKDAIQKAQLLAKVSVVFQSFGFVPIETPHLEYAQMLLPDASSDIQKEIYRFKDHGDRDVALRFDLTVPLARFVSLHHQILGMPFKRYAIGNVFRGERAQKGRYREFTQCDFDFIGSESLVCDAEIIQVIIASLKALDLEDFCVSINHRKILNGICEYFGIAQVNEVLRIVDKLEKIGLDGVEEELKKECDLNSNTIKELLEMVQIKQNDLSHAEFFEKIAYLKDYNENLKKGIQDLERLYQLLGDLQISQNLYKIDFSIARGLGYYTGIVYETTLNEMKSLGSVCSGGRYDHLTKNFSKENLQGVGASIGIDRLIVALSEMQLLDERSTQAKVLIACMHEEYFSYANRLAESLRQSGIFSEVYPEAQKIKKPFSYANHKGHEFVAVIGEEEFKSETLSLKNMHSGMQLNCLSFLKALEIIGENDEDL, from the coding sequence ATGATTACCCCTAAAGTGTTGAGCGGGTTTAAAGACCGCTTGCCTAAAGATGCGATACAAAAAGCCCAGTTGCTCGCTAAAGTTTCAGTTGTGTTTCAAAGTTTTGGTTTTGTGCCGATTGAAACCCCTCATTTAGAATACGCTCAAATGTTATTGCCTGATGCGAGCAGTGATATTCAAAAAGAGATTTATCGTTTTAAAGACCATGGGGATAGGGATGTGGCTTTAAGGTTTGATTTGACCGTGCCGTTAGCCCGCTTTGTCTCTTTGCACCACCAAATATTAGGCATGCCCTTTAAACGCTACGCCATAGGCAATGTCTTTAGGGGCGAAAGGGCACAAAAAGGGCGTTATAGGGAATTTACGCAATGCGATTTTGATTTTATAGGGAGCGAGAGCTTAGTATGCGATGCTGAGATCATTCAAGTGATCATTGCTTCTTTAAAAGCTTTGGATTTAGAAGATTTTTGCGTCTCTATCAACCACAGGAAAATTTTGAATGGCATATGCGAATATTTTGGCATTGCTCAAGTGAATGAAGTGCTGCGCATTGTGGATAAATTGGAAAAAATTGGCTTGGATGGGGTTGAAGAAGAATTAAAAAAAGAGTGCGATTTAAATTCAAACACCATTAAAGAGCTTTTAGAAATGGTTCAAATCAAACAGAACGATTTAAGCCATGCGGAATTTTTTGAAAAAATTGCTTATTTGAAAGACTATAATGAAAATCTGAAAAAGGGCATACAGGATTTAGAAAGGCTATACCAGTTGCTAGGGGATTTGCAAATTTCTCAAAACCTGTATAAAATTGATTTTTCTATCGCTAGGGGGTTAGGGTATTATACAGGGATTGTGTATGAAACCACGCTTAATGAAATGAAGTCTTTAGGGAGCGTGTGTTCAGGGGGGCGTTACGATCATTTGACTAAAAATTTTTCTAAAGAGAATTTACAAGGGGTAGGGGCTTCTATTGGGATTGATAGATTGATTGTGGCTTTGAGTGAAATGCAATTATTAGATGAGCGCTCCACCCAAGCCAAAGTCTTAATCGCTTGCATGCATGAAGAGTATTTTTCTTATGCAAACCGCTTGGCGGAGTCTTTAAGGCAAAGCGGGATTTTTAGCGAAGTCTATCCAGAAGCTCAAAAAATCAAAAAACCCTTTTCTTATGCCAACCATAAAGGGCATGAGTTCGTGGCTGTCATTGGCGAAGAAGAATTTAAAAGCGAAACCTTAAGCTTGAAAAACATGCATTCAGGCATGCAGTTGAATTGCTTGAGTTTTTTAAAAGCCCTTGAAATCATTGGAGAAAACGATGAAGACTTATAA
- the asd gene encoding aspartate-semialdehyde dehydrogenase: protein MKTYNVAIVGASGAVGQELIKGLENSSFPIKKFVPLASVRSAGKKIKAFNKDYEILETTHEVFEKEEIDIAFFSAGGSVSEEFAISASKTALVIDNTSFFRLHKDVPLVVPEINAKEIFNAPLNIIANPNCSTIQMTQILNPLHLHFKIKSVIVSTYQAVSGAGNKGIESLKNELKTALECLEKDPAIDLNQVLQAGAFPYAIAFNAIAHIDTFKENGYTKEELKMVHETHKIMGVDFPISATCVRVPVLRSHSESLSIAFEKEFDLKEVYEVLKNAPSVVVCDDPSHNLYPTPLKASHTDSVFIGRLRKDLFDKKTLHGFCVADQLRVGAATNALKIAMHYIKNA from the coding sequence ATGAAGACTTATAATGTCGCTATTGTTGGGGCTAGTGGGGCGGTAGGGCAAGAACTGATTAAAGGTTTAGAAAATTCTTCTTTCCCGATTAAAAAATTTGTCCCGCTCGCTAGCGTTAGGAGCGCTGGTAAAAAGATTAAAGCTTTCAATAAAGACTATGAAATTTTAGAAACCACGCATGAGGTTTTTGAAAAAGAAGAAATAGACATCGCCTTTTTTAGCGCTGGGGGGAGCGTGAGCGAAGAATTTGCTATAAGCGCTTCAAAAACGGCCCTAGTGATTGATAACACGAGCTTTTTTAGATTGCATAAAGATGTGCCTTTAGTCGTGCCTGAAATCAACGCTAAAGAAATTTTTAACGCTCCTTTAAATATCATCGCTAACCCTAATTGCTCTACCATTCAAATGACGCAAATCTTAAACCCCTTACACCTTCATTTTAAGATAAAAAGCGTGATTGTTAGCACCTATCAAGCCGTGAGTGGGGCAGGGAATAAGGGGATAGAGAGTTTGAAAAATGAGCTAAAAACCGCATTAGAGTGTTTGGAAAAAGACCCCGCTATTGATTTAAACCAGGTTTTGCAAGCCGGGGCTTTCCCTTATGCGATCGCTTTCAATGCGATCGCTCATATTGATACTTTTAAGGAGAATGGCTACACGAAAGAAGAGCTAAAAATGGTGCATGAAACCCATAAGATCATGGGCGTGGATTTCCCTATCAGCGCGACTTGCGTGCGCGTGCCGGTATTAAGGAGCCATAGCGAGAGTTTGAGTATCGCTTTTGAGAAAGAATTCGATCTCAAAGAAGTCTATGAAGTCTTAAAAAACGCCCCTAGCGTGGTTGTTTGCGATGATCCCAGTCATAATCTTTACCCCACGCCCCTAAAAGCGAGCCACACGGATAGCGTCTTTATAGGGCGCTTGAGGAAGGATTTGTTTGATAAGAAAACCTTGCACGGCTTTTGCGTGGCGGATCAATTGAGAGTGGGAGCAGCCACCAACGCGCTCAAAATCGCCATGCATTACATTAAGAACGCTTGA